The nucleotide sequence ATGGCGGAGGTGGACAGGTCCGGTTCACGTCCGGGCTGGTTCATGGGGTGCTCCTGTGCGGGGGCCGGCGCCGCGGCGCCGGAGGGAGAGACGAAGGGGACGCCGTCGCCCCGCCAGCCAGCGGCGGGGCGACGGCGGACGGGGCTCAGCTGGTGTGCGAGGCGTAGCCCTCGGCGTCCATGAGGCCCTCGAGCTGGGCCTCGTCCGCGAGGGTGATCTCGAACAGCCAACCGCCCTCGTAGGGGGCGGAGTTGACCAGGCCGGGCTCGCCGTCGAGCTCGTCGTTGACGGCGGCCACGGTGCCGGAGACCGGGGCGTAGATGTCCGAGACGGACTTCGTGGACTCGACCTCGCCCACCGCGGTGCCCGCGGTGACCTCGGTGCCGACCTCCGGCAGGTCCACGTACACGACGTCACCCAGCGCATCCTGGGCGAAGTCGGTGATGCCCACGCGGACCGTGCCGGCGGCACCGGCCTCGGCGATCCACTCGTGCTCGGCGGAGTACTTGAGGCCTTCGGGGATGGAGCTCATGGAGTGCGCGTCCTTTGTGTGGTCGGGAGTGATGACGTCGTCTCGCAGACTACCGAGCGGCGCGTGACTCGCGCCACTGGCGCGCTCAGAGCACGCCGCGCATGCCGCGACGCACCGGCTTGGCGATGGCCAGCACGATCAGTCCCACGCCGAGGGTGACCGCACCGATCATGCCGAAGTAGCCCACCTCGTTCTGTTCCGAGTAGGAGCCGGCCAGGGAGCCTGCCAGGGCCGTGCCCAGGGCCACGGCCAGGTTGTACAGCGAGACCATCATCACCGGGAAGCTGCGCGGGGCGACCTTGGTGGCCAGGGAGAGGCCCACCGGGGAGACGAGCAGCTCGCCCATGGTGCAGACGAAGAGGATCAGCGTCAGCCACAGCAGCGGCACGGCGACGACGTCGGCCACCGGGATGAACAGCAGGAAGGCGATGCCGATCAGGACGATGCCGATGCCGAACTTCACCGGGGTGGCGGGCTGGTGGGTGCCCAGCTTGGTCCACAGCGCGGCGATCACCGGGGCGAACACGATGATGAAGACCGGGTTGATGGAGTTGACCCACTCCATGGGCATGAGCCAGCCGAACAGGTTCCGGTCGAGGCGGTGCTCGGAGTACAGCGCGATCACGGTGAACTGCTGCTGGAAGAGGGCGAAGAACACGGACGTGCCGATGAACAGCGGGATGAACGCCTTCACGCGCGAGCGCTCCTCCTCCGAGACCTTCGTCGAGGTCAGCAGGACGGCGAAGATCGCGATGGCCGCGACGGCGGCGAGCACGACGACGGCGTCGGAGAGGTTGTCCAGGGTGATGACGCCCGTGAGGAACAGGACCACGACGACGGCGACCATCCCCAGGCCGATCAGGCCCCAGCGGCCGTACTGCGACCGCGGCAGCGGATCCGGGACCCGGTGCACGTCCGTGGGCAGGTTCTTGCGGGTCAGGGCGTACTGCGCCAGGCCGATGGCCATGCCGGCGGCGGCGACGCCGAAGCCCACGTGGAAGCCCATCGTGTCGCGCGCCAGGCCGGTGAGCAGCGGGCCGAAGAGGGCGCCGATGTTCACGCCCATGTAGAAGATGGAGAAGCCGGCGTCGCGCTTGGGGTCCTCGCGGGAGTACAGGGAGCCGACGAGGTTCGTGGCGTTGGCCTTGAGGCCGCCCGAACCGACGGCGACGAGCACGAGGCCGAGGGTCAGACCCGGGACCCCGGGACGAGGGCCAGCGCGATGTGGCCCAACATGATCCCGACAGCGCTGAAGAACATGGTGCGCTCGGAACCGAGCAGGCGGTCGGCGACCCAGCCGCCGAGGATGCAGAACACGTACACCATGCCGCCGTAGGCGCCGACGATGCCCGTGGCCACGGCCGGGTCGATCCCGAGGCCGCCCTCCGCGGCGGTCCAGGACATGTAGTACACGAGCATGGCCTGCATGCCGTAGAAGGAGAAGCGCTCCCACAGCTCCACGGAGAACAGGTTCGCCAGCGGGCCGGGCTGGCCGAGGAACGGGCGGCCGCGCCAGTCGGGGGTTGCGTCGTCGGGACGGGTGGCCGTCGACGCCGCCACGCGGGCGGGCGGCTCGACGTCGGGCACGCGGCCCGCGAGAGGATTCTGGGGATTTTCCACCGATCCACTGTCCTCCTCCAAGGGAGTCAGAGCAAACTCCCCGCCCGATGACGCCGATCACATCCGCGGCCCGGGCGGCGTCCGTCCTAGAGTGGAGGCCGTGTCCGCCACCTCCGAGATCGCCCGTGCCCGCTCCCTCATCCGCGTGGTCCCCGACCATCCCAGCCCGGGCGTGGCCTTCCAGGACATCACGCCCCTGCTCGCCGACGCCCGCGCTCTGAGGGCGTGCGTCGAGGCCCTGGTGGCGCCGTTCGAGGGGCGCTTCGACCTCGTGGCCGGCCTCGAGGCCCGCGGGTTCCTGCTCGCCGGGGCGGCCGCCGTCCTGACCGGCACCGGCCTCGTGCCGCTGCGCAAGGCCGGGCGCCTCCCGGCTCCCGCGGCCCGTGCGGACTACACGCTGGAGTACGGGACCGCGAGCATCGAGGTCTCCGAGGACCTGCGGGCCGGGTCACGGGTGCTCCTGCTCGACGACGTCCTCGCCACGGGCGGCACCCTCGCCGCCGGCCGACGGCTCATCGAGGCGCGGGGCGCGGAGGTGGTGGGCGCGGCCTGCCTGCTGGAGCTCACGGCCCTCGGCGGCCGGGCCGTCGTGCCGGACACGCACGTGCTGTTCGCGGCCTGAACCGCCCCGCCTCACCCGATGGGGAGTGGCGGGCCGGGCGGCCCGCCCCGGGTACGACGAAGCCGGAGCCTTGCACTGCAGGGCTCCGCTTTGGTCGACGTGGTCGGGCTAGGGCATGTCTGACAATCGTTTTGACCATGCGAGCACAGCATTCAGGACCACAGCGGCCCTGTAGATGATCGCGTACTTGTCATACCGGGTCGCCAGGCCCCGCCACTGCTTCAGGTGAGCGTACTGACGCTCGATGACGTTGCGGCCCTTGTAGGCGTCCGCGTCGAGGCTGACGGGGCGCCCGCCGCGGGCACCGCGCCGTCTGCGGTGGCCCTGCTGGTCGGCCGGTTCGGGGATGACCGCTTTGATCCCACGGGCACGTAGGTGGGTGCGGATCGCCCGGGAGGAGTACGCCTTATCGCCCAGCACGGCCTCGGGGCGGGTCCGGGGGCCGCCCTACTGGCCGGGTCACGCGCAGCTGCTCCAGAAGAGGAAGCAGCATCGGGGAGTCCCCTGCCTGGCCGGGGGTGATCAGGCTGACCAGCGGCAGCCCGGTCCCATCGACGAGCTGATGGATCTTCGTGCTCAGCCCGCCACGGGAGCGCCCGATGCCGTGATCGGCCGGCTCCTCACGCGGATTCTTGTAGTTCGATCCATCCCCCTGTGTGGCGGGTGATGTTCGTCGCGTGCTGGTGGGCGCGGGCGATCGTGGAGTCCACCGAGACCGACCAATCGATCAGGCCTTCGGCGTCAGCGGCGGCGGTCAGCGTGGCCAGCACCGTGTCCCAGGTGCCTTTTTCGGCCAAGCGCCGATGCCAGGTCCACACGGTCTGCCAGGGCCCGTAGACCTCGGGCAGATCCCTCCAAGCGATTCCGCACCGGTACCGGTAGATGATCGCCTCCACCATGGTGCGGGCGTCGGCGAACGGCCTGCCGGCGCGGCCGGTCCGGGTCGGGAGCATGGGGGCGATCAACTCCCATTGGGCGTCGGAGAGCATCTGGAACCGGGACATGTCCCCAGGGTCTCAGCTGACTCGTGCATCTATTCTCAGACACGCCCTAAGACGTTGCTCAAGCATGTGCGGCTCTCGCGAGCGGGCTTCCGTGCCGAGTGCTACCAGCTCAGGTCGTGACAGCCGTCGCTGCCGGCGCCCTCCACTTGCAAGGTGGCATGGGCGATACCGTAACGGTCGCGCAGCACCCGGCGCGCGCCGGCAAGCACGGCGCCGTGGTCCGCGCCCTGGTCAGCGACCAGGTGGGCCGTGGCCACGTTCATCCCCGACGTCAGGGTCCACAGGTGCAGGTCGTGGACCTCCTCCACCCCCTCGACCGCGTCCAGGTCACCGGTGACGTCCTCCGGGTCCACCCCTTCCGGGGCGTGCTGGCCCAGCACCGCGATCACCTGCCTGCCCAGAACCACCGCCCGGATGATGACGAAGACCGCGATGAGCGCCGCGACCACGACGTCCCAGATCGGCTGGCCGGTGAGGATGATCAGCACGCCGGCGACCATGACACCCACCGACCCGGCGGCGTCGGCGATCACCTCGTAGTAGGCGCCCTTGACGTTCAGGCTGTCCTTGGCCCCGCTGCGCAGCAGCAGCATGGAGATGATGTTGATCACCAGGCCGGCGAAGCCGACCGCGAGCATGGCGCCGGAGGCCACCTCCGGCGCGTCGCCCAGCCGGCTGATGGCCTCGACCACCACGTACACCCCGACCGCGAGCATCGCCAGCACCGCCAACGCCGAGGCGAACACCTCGGCCCGGTAGGAGCCATAGGTGCGTGGCCCCGTGGAGTCTGGCCGGCTCGCGATGCGCGTCGCCAGCAGCGCCGCACCCAGCACCACCACATCGGCAGCCATGTGCCCGGCATCCGACAGCAGCGCCAACGACCCCGACACCAGCCCCGCGACCAGCTCGATCAGGAAGAAGCCCGCCGTCAGGGCGAACGCCCCCGCCAGCCGCCGACGGTAGCGGCCACCGGCATGCCCGGTCGCCGGGGCATGGCTGTGTCCCGCCCCCATCAGCCCTGCCCCTCGTGGCGGGCGTGCTCACGGGAGACGTCCAGCAGCATCCGCACATGCCCGTCAGCGAGGCGGTAGTACACCATCCGCCCCTCCCGGCGGCTCTCGACCACCCCAGCGGTACGCAGCACCCGCAGCACCTGGGACACCGACGCCTCCGCGACATCTACCGACGCCGCCAGGTCACACACGCACAGCTCGCCGGCCTCCAGCAACGCATACAGCGCCCGGGCACGGCGCGGGTCCCCCAGGAGCTTGAACAGCCCGGCCAACCTGCCGGCCTCGCGCTCGTCGGGGATCCTCTCCCGGGTCAGCGCCACCTTCTCCGGATGGACGGCGGTGACCTGACACGAATCCAACGGCGTCACACTCATGCCACGACCATACACCTATGCAGATATCAGCAGCGGGAGCCACACACGAGAGGTCAGCAGGTTCTGTATGGTCAGCGCATGCTGACTATTGCTTCGCGGCTGGACGTGATGAACCGGCTGGGCCGGGCGATGGCCGACCCGACCCGCTCCCGCATCCTCATGACACTCCTCGAGGGCCCGAGCTACCCGGCGGTACTCGCCCGCGACCAAGGTGTTGTGGGTCATGAGGTTCTTGCCACGAGGCCCGGGCTGAGATGAGACGAGCGGGCCTCTCCCGCAGGATGGAAGTTCCTACACCACCCACGGCGGTGTGCCCGAAGTCGCAGTGGCCCGCGGTGAAAGCGCTGCTGCACAGCGTCTACACCCAGCCCGACGTCGAGGCGGTGATCGCCCAGTACGAGCACATGATCGACAGCCTGGCCACCCATCTGCCGGCCGCTGCCGAGCACCTCGAGGGCGCCCGCGATGAGGTGCTCACGTTCACGAAGTTCCCGTAAGGAGGTGTGGAAGAAGATCTGGTCGAACAACCCGAACGAACGGCTCAACAAGGAGATCCGGAGACGCACCGACGTCGTCGGCATCTTCCCCAGCCGAGTCGCGGTGATTAGACTCCTCGGCGCGGTGCTGGCCGAGCAGCACGACGAATGGACCGAATCACGGCGCTACATGAGCCTGGAATTGCTGACCGCGACCGACACGATGCTCGCCGAAGCAGCCGCGAAAGCCGCGGCTGAACAAGCCGCCCTACAGGTCAGCGACACCATGACCGACGACCCCGGCCAAGCGGCACTCGCCGCCTGACAACCCACCCGACCACGAGGAA is from Micrococcus luteus NCTC 2665 and encodes:
- the gcvH gene encoding glycine cleavage system protein GcvH, whose amino-acid sequence is MSSIPEGLKYSAEHEWIAEAGAAGTVRVGITDFAQDALGDVVYVDLPEVGTEVTAGTAVGEVESTKSVSDIYAPVSGTVAAVNDELDGEPGLVNSAPYEGGWLFEITLADEAQLEGLMDAEGYASHTS
- a CDS encoding adenine phosphoribosyltransferase, translating into MSATSEIARARSLIRVVPDHPSPGVAFQDITPLLADARALRACVEALVAPFEGRFDLVAGLEARGFLLAGAAAVLTGTGLVPLRKAGRLPAPAARADYTLEYGTASIEVSEDLRAGSRVLLLDDVLATGGTLAAGRRLIEARGAEVVGAACLLELTALGGRAVVPDTHVLFAA
- a CDS encoding cation diffusion facilitator family transporter — encoded protein: MGAGHSHAPATGHAGGRYRRRLAGAFALTAGFFLIELVAGLVSGSLALLSDAGHMAADVVVLGAALLATRIASRPDSTGPRTYGSYRAEVFASALAVLAMLAVGVYVVVEAISRLGDAPEVASGAMLAVGFAGLVINIISMLLLRSGAKDSLNVKGAYYEVIADAAGSVGVMVAGVLIILTGQPIWDVVVAALIAVFVIIRAVVLGRQVIAVLGQHAPEGVDPEDVTGDLDAVEGVEEVHDLHLWTLTSGMNVATAHLVADQGADHGAVLAGARRVLRDRYGIAHATLQVEGAGSDGCHDLSW
- a CDS encoding ArsR/SmtB family transcription factor; the encoded protein is MSVTPLDSCQVTAVHPEKVALTRERIPDEREAGRLAGLFKLLGDPRRARALYALLEAGELCVCDLAASVDVAEASVSQVLRVLRTAGVVESRREGRMVYYRLADGHVRMLLDVSREHARHEGQG